ATGCACGTGAACCTGGCCAGTGCCCCGCTCTTGGAGCAAGTGATGCGGCAAGAGGGCAAGTACCCCGTACGGAATGACATGGAGCTATGGAAGGAGCACCGGGACCAGCACGACCTGACCTATGGGCCGTTCACCACGTGAGCTGGGGCCTGAAGGGACTGGAACTGGGCCCCAGAAGGCCAGGGCGAAAGACAGTGGGCACAGGGCAGGCAGGTGGATAACCGGCAGAATAGGACCCCCTGCATCCTCTAAGCCTGATAGTCTCGAGAGCAGTTGTTGGGAGGTGCTGAAGCCCAGGGACCATCCATTGGCTCTCCACTaataaatattaggttggtgcaaaagtcattgtggttttcaccatttaaaattatggcaaaaaccacacctgtaatcccagcactttgggaggctgaggtgggtggatcacttgagttcaggggttcgagatcagcttggccaacacagtgaaaccctgtctctactaaaaacacaaaaattagccgggtgtggtggtgggtacctgtaatcccagctacttgggaggctgaggcaggaggatcgtttgaacccaggaggtggaggttgcagtgagccgagatcatgccactgcactccagcctgggcaacagagtgagactccatttcaaaaaagaaaaaaaaaacgttttAACTTGACATCTGCCACTGAGGGCAAGATTTAGGTTGCAGGTTTTCACTGGGCCAGGCCACCTATGACATGACAGCTCAGATTTAGAATCAGAGCTAAACGTTATGTAGAGCCCTTTgtaatctatttacatttttttctctaaagccaATTTCCTGAATAGATGATACCATATGCATGCATTTAAAAGCTCTTTTGTGAATCTTTGAGTCAGATGATTGGGGAAAAAAAGCTATTCTGCTAACTCATGATAAGTTTGAGgttctaaaatttttgttttaacatatatatttttaaaatatcattttatgaaGCATTGTTTCCTCCAAGTGATATTTTAACAACCACATTTAAGTTCTGTATATCCGATTCCTACTGTTGAGAGAGTCTTACTTTTGGAACAACTTGAAGTCCCAACAAATGGGTCTAttctggttttcatttctttttcagcaaCACTTTTAGTTTATCTTCTTGCAATTTTCACCTAATATAATAAAGGCAGCTCCTGGGGTGGGGTGTTGAAggtcattaaataaataataatttttaaaataaaaaatatatattaaaaaaagacttgactgggcgcggtggctcacgcctgtaatcccagcactttgggaggccaaggtgggcggatcatgaggtcaggagatcaagaccatcctggctaacatggtgaaaccccgtctctactaaaaaaaaaatacaaaaaattagccgggtgtggtggcatgcacctgtagtcccagctactcaggaggctgaggcaggagaatcgcttgaacctgggaggtggaggttgcagtgagctgagtggatgacagagcaagactgtctcaaacaaaacaaaacaaaacaacaaacaaaaaaactttattggttttaaaaattcaaaagtaatACTCGCCATGGAAATtccaataataaaatatgaagtcTCTCGCCCTTCCACTCCTATTGCATCCTCCTTAGGAACCAGTACTGACAGTTTGTTGTGTATTCTCCCCTCTTTATCCAGGAGCATGCAAATATACATGTGGATAGGTAGGATTTTGTCTCCTCTTAAAATTGGACCATATTGTACTTATTGCTCTATAGctagcctttaaaaaaatggaCCCATACCCAGCTTGCTTAGGAAAGGAAATAGGTTTGAGGAACAGCTGGGAGTGGGGGCAGTCCCTGGGCATTAAGCTTGCTTATGAGAAGTATGTTTCCATCCACGTGAGCACCCTTGCCTAACCAGGGAGGGGGCCTGACCATCTACCGCATGACTGAGGCAAGAGCCTAGAGCATCAGCCTCGTGGGCCTCCCTGTCCCTCTGACCCACTGAGCCAAGCAGAGCATGAAGGCTCAGAGCCTGAGCATTCTGGGAACCCTAACTTGGTCCTTCTTTATTCCTCAGCCTCCGCAGCTCCCCCTTATTTGACATATGGAAGATTCCAGAGCTGTATAATTCCAAGATAATCAGTCAATATTCGCTAAGCATTcaccatgtaccaggcactgagctaagcACTTGAACGATGTGAACAAGCCTACTCAGATAGGCACtgttactatccccattttatagaaaggGAAACTGAAGCACACAGGAGTTACCTACCTAGGATCTCTCTGCCAGGAGTGGTCAGACCTGTGATTTGGTCCTGGACAGTCTGGTTCTAGATGCCCACCATACCCACTTCTACTCTGCTGTAGCGAGATTCTGGTTTGGGGATTCTAAGATTCTGTCACTTGAGATTTTGGTGATTCTATAATTCTAAATTCTAGGAGTATGAGATTTCTCTTGACTCTGGGTAGGGGGGGTGGACTTCAGGGTGAGAAGATCTCCCTTAATTGAACCCCCATAGAGGCTTATGTTTGTGCTGTTCCTCTGCGTCCCTGCAGGGAAGGACACCACTGGTACCAGCTGCGCCAGGCTCTGAACCAGCGGTTGCTGAAGCCAGCGGAGGCAGCGCTCTATACAGATGCTTTCAATGAGGTGATTGATGACTTTATGACTCGACTGGACCAGCTGCGGGCGGAGAGCGCTTCAGGGAACCAGGTGTCGGACATGGCTCAACTCTTCTACTACTTTGCCTTGGAAGGTACCCTTgctgggagaggggctggggaaggtaATGGGTCAGGGGGAGGTTGTGCTCCCTCTCCTCAAGGGCTCCTGGATTCCATATGTCCTGGTTCTGCCTCCTGTGATGGCCTCTGTGCACTACTCAGCTATTTGCTACATCCTGTTCGAGAAACGCATTGGCTGCCTGCAGCGATCCATCCCCGAGGACACCGTGACCTTCGTCAGATCCATTGGGTTAATGTTCCAGAACTCACTCTATGCCACCTTCCTCCCCAAGTGGACTCGCCCCGTGCTGCCTTTCTGGAAGCGATACCTGGATGGTTGGAATGCCATCTTTTCCTTTGGTGAGGACTCCCAGATTGGGCCCATGGAAGAGAAATGGGGGTGACTCCAGGTCTGTGCGTCAGCGGTCTCTCCCAGGCCTTTTCCCTCATGCTACCAGTTGTTGGAGTGGCTCTTGGTCCTTGGAGATCATGACTTTTGGCTttgtcctttcctcttctctgttgCTCTCACAGGGAAGAAGCTGATTGATGAGAAACTCGAGGATATGGAGGCCCAACTGCAGGCAGCGGGGCCAGATGGCGTCCAGGTGTCTGGCTACCTGCACTTCTTACTGGCCAGTGGACAGCTCAGTCCTCGGGAGGCCATGGGCAGCCTGCCTGAGCTGCTCATGGCTGGAGTGGACACGGTGTGTGAAGGGGGAGGGTGAGACCAGGGGCCCCCAGCTCCCAACCTGAACCAGTTCCCTATTATCCCTCACCTGATCCCGACCTTCATCCCTCCAAGGACCTGCTTCTTTTTCTGTAACATGGATACAGCACTAGAAGGAAAATAGAGGGCTTGCTCAGCttagccgaggtgggtggacagGGGATGGTCCTTTTGTAAGAAGGATTCCATCACCTCCTGGAGCCTCCTCACTCTCTCTGACAGCTGGGAAGTTCATCTCCCATCTATCCAACTTTCTTGCTGCAATTTGAATGGAGAGTTGGAAGAACTCATTCACaagcactttctttcttttttcttttttttgagatggagtctcactctgttgcccaggcttgagtgcagtggcttgatctcagctgactgcaacctccacctcctgggttcaagcaattctcctgcctcagcctcccaagtagctgggattacaggcatgcaccaccatgcccagctaattttttttttttaattttagtagagacagggatttcagcatgttggtcaggctggtcttgaactcctgacctcaagtgatctgcccaccgtggcctctcaaagtgctgggattataggcatgagccattgtgtccaGCCAGCACCTTCTTTCTTTATGGTTCCTATTTCCAGTGCTTTCATCCTGttgggtttctctgtgttgccgTCCCCTCCTCCACTGAAGGTGTGATTCTCCATCATATGGGCCCTCATCCCACTGTGGATTCATGTTTAGCATGGAGACTGCCATGAACCTTCATGTTTTTTCCTGCTAGGCTTGTGGCAAATTCACTTCTCCCACATTTTGCACACAGCCACTCATACACCCTCCCATTACTGGCCTCTTTCCTAGAAATCGCCCTCACCTGATCTCCCACTCTATCTCCTAGACATCCAACACGTTGACATGGGCCCTGTACCACCTCTCAAAGGACCCTGAGATCCAGGAGGCCTTGCACGAGGAAGTGGTGGGTGTGGTGCCAGCCGGGCAAGTGCCCCAGCACAAGGACTTTGCCCACATGCCATTGCTCAAAGCTGTGCTTAAGGAGACTCTGCGGTAGGAGAGAATGCTGTTCCGGGGGGCACAGGATCTCTGTGTGGGGAGGGAATCAGAGGAGGAAATCCGAAGTGAAGACAGGTGGGCTGGGGCTAGTGACAAAGATGAGATGGGAGAGGTAGGGGAGAAGGAGTGGGGCACTTTGTACCCCCATGAATCCAGAGCAGACCCTAGACATTCTTTTCCCTGCAGCCTCTACCCCGTGGTCCCCACAAACTCCCGGATCATCGAAAAGGAAATTGAAGTTGATGGCTTCCTCTTCCCCAAGAACGTGAGTGGGGCTAGAGGCCCGATTGCCCAGGAGTGCCCTATACCCCCGAAGAGATGCATTCATGCTGCCCAATCTTCCTTTATAGACCCAGTTTGTGTTCTGCCACTATGTGGTGTCCCGGGACCCCACCACCTTCTCTGAGCCTGAGAGCTTCCAGCCTCACCGCTGGCTGAGGAACAGCCAGCCTGCTACCCCCAGGATCCAGCACCCATTTGGCTCTGTGCCCTTTGGCTATGGGGTCCGGGCCTGCTTGGGCCGCAGGATTGCAGAGCTGGAGATGCAGCTACTCCTGGCAAGGGTGAGCTGGGAGAGGCTAGAAGGGTGTGTgggcagggaggggtggaggagtcctgggaggagaggaagggaggcacAGGCTAGGAGTGTGCAGAGCAGGGAGTGGATGGCAAACACAATCCACCCAACCACATGTGCTCTTTCCCCCCAGCTGATTCAGAAGTACAAGGTGGTCCTGGCCCCGGAGACGGGGGAGTTGAAGAGTGTGGCCCGCATTG
The sequence above is drawn from the Nomascus leucogenys isolate Asia chromosome 22a, Asia_NLE_v1, whole genome shotgun sequence genome and encodes:
- the LOC100606147 gene encoding sterol 26-hydroxylase, mitochondrial codes for the protein MAALGCARLRWALRGAGRGLCLYGARAKAAIPAALPSDKATGAPGAGPGVQRRQRSLEEIPRLGQLRFFFQLFVQGYALQLHQLQVLYKAKYGPMWMSYLGPQMHVNLASAPLLEQVMRQEGKYPVRNDMELWKEHRDQHDLTYGPFTTEGHHWYQLRQALNQRLLKPAEAALYTDAFNEVIDDFMTRLDQLRAESASGNQVSDMAQLFYYFALEAICYILFEKRIGCLQRSIPEDTVTFVRSIGLMFQNSLYATFLPKWTRPVLPFWKRYLDGWNAIFSFGKKLIDEKLEDMEAQLQAAGPDGVQVSGYLHFLLASGQLSPREAMGSLPELLMAGVDTTSNTLTWALYHLSKDPEIQEALHEEVVGVVPAGQVPQHKDFAHMPLLKAVLKETLRLYPVVPTNSRIIEKEIEVDGFLFPKNTQFVFCHYVVSRDPTTFSEPESFQPHRWLRNSQPATPRIQHPFGSVPFGYGVRACLGRRIAELEMQLLLARLIQKYKVVLAPETGELKSVARIVLVPNKKVGLRFLQRQC